A single region of the Brassica rapa cultivar Chiifu-401-42 chromosome A03, CAAS_Brap_v3.01, whole genome shotgun sequence genome encodes:
- the LOC117133005 gene encoding uncharacterized protein LOC117133005, which produces MKTTYTQTIGDSPELCCESITPTDSWETRIDATFDKWYHRISELLDTHDSKNKEPVAERFVEIPVFYGDDDLRPWMDWMENRFAYEDFTDDQKMAMACGFIRGDAESWYYKQISRFPFLEWDDLKRAMLIQFGNLGDPERINICLDIKRWLYEEESQATSGETSNSVAAMESLDMKAEIISNSVFLATEVIDTKSSTQTIEVVNDGVIQRMGEDDEELQKPRAFVSLETELLKRQMIPEEEELDSHEPTTSTLPSDCVPAPALVENSFVEDLSSVVWVSSEDSVNQFQSYSGLVVDTLSLGSDSGRLYAHQDEAIYTLTSSEIEDLVQTSTCVKEKLHVQKLFVPVLRRVQGKKKKQKYQKRWKFKFKKRSWERVFFQELFDELSVGFGCGSLWERVELLTRPIYVTMRRFAHQLFNKMFLDLRREKIQNVQRKLQKSWRFKFRRRPGLHLQRTLADNPLLWHGSEAVETLSQFGFGIVQLCLMSNIVTWRRHETDSFEPVSACRQWSGLSSEFWDTDLWSRHSGTMTEAYGAVRTAVVMSENHMLLLLSNLWRQSCVKGCLATQGSSNDWLFCPLTADTSSWCTRATTGSMSQFMPLDKDGADTDLWLQLDKDMFREKFHLKHRWKSKVLHQKLMIYWKKIKERDGFANAETTRCKLDAVWTDGVGMLLQEREVVYKLDLKATHVRMVEQVSSEQMLQSQVQKQQRKRKFMKCWMFKYRETNIQLVFLELLEVDSQAVAVMSSKRHLHQLTMACYRCDYHKLIFLSEPSQEEHNDQLESADCGVTNPQSYELKQCSYSAAVIMVLQNNNTTYGTAKILVLALESVTRTGYKAA; this is translated from the coding sequence ATGAAGACGACGTATACGCAGACGATCGGCGATTCACCGGAGCTGTGTTGTGAGTCGATTACACCAACGGATTCATGGGAGACGAGAATTGATGCTACCTTCGACAAATGGTATCACAGAATCAGCGAACTACTAGATACACACGATTCGAAGAACAAGGAACCAGTCGCAGAGAGATTCGTGGAGATTCCTGTGTTCTATGGTGATGATGATTTGCGACCATGGATGGATTGGATGGAGAATCGATTTGCGTACGAAGATTTCACCGATGATCAGAAGATGGCGATGGCTTGCGGTTTCATCAGAGGAGATGCTGAGTCTTGGTATTACAAGCAAATCTCACGGTTTCCTTTTCTAGAGTGGGATGACTTGAAGAGAGCGATGTTGATTCAGTTTGGAAATCTTGGCGATCCTGAACGCATTAACATTTGCTTGGATATTAAACGATGGTTGTATGAAGAAGAATCTCAAGCTACGTCAGGAGAAACCTCAAACTCAGTAGCAGCAATGGAGTCCCTTGATATGAAAGCTGAGATTATATCCAACTCAGTTTTTCTTGCAACAGAAGTTATTGATACAAAGTCGTCAACTCAAACGATAGAAGTTGTTAACGATGGAGTGATTCAGAGGATGggtgaagatgatgaagagtTGCAGAAGCCACGAGCATTTGTTTCACTTGAAACAGAGTTGCTTAAGAGACAAATGATTCCAGAGGAAGAAGAGCTTGATTCACATGAGCCAACAACTTCAACCTTGCCATCTGATTGTGTTCCGGCACCTGCTCTGGTGGAGAATTCATTCGTTGAGGACCTTTCTTCAGTAGTTTGGGTGTCTTCCGAGGACTCAGTGAATCAGTTTCAGTCCTATTCTGGCCTTGTTGTTGATACTCTGTCTTTGGGTTCTGACAGTGGTAGGTTATATGCTCATCAAGATGAAGCAATCTATACCCTCACAAGCTCTGAGATAGAGGACTTGGTACAAACATCAACATGTGTAAAAGAGAAGCTACATGTACAAAAATTGTTTGTTCCAGTGCTTAGAAGGGTACaaggcaagaagaagaagcaaaagtaCCAGAAAAGATGGAAGTTTAAGTTCAAGAAGAGATCATGGGAAAGAGTGTTCTTCCAAGAGCTCTTTGATGAATTATCCGTGGGTTTTGGTTGTGGTAGCTTGTGGGAAAGAGTTGAGTTGCTGACAAGGCCAATATATGTCACTATGAGACGTTTTGCACACCAATTATTCAACAAAATGTTTTTGGACTTGAGAAGAGAGAAGATACAAAATGTGCAGAGAAAATTACAGAAATCATGGAGGTTTAAGTTCAGACGTAGGCCTGGATTGCACTTGCAACGTACATTGGCAGACAATCCGCTCTTATGGCATGGTTCTGAAGCAGTGGAAACTCTTTCACAATTTGGGTTTGGCATAGTTCAGCTCTGCCTTATGAGCAACATAGTGACGTGGAGGAGACACGAGACTGATTCTTTTGAGCCTGTTTCAGCATGTAGGCAGTGGAGTGGGTTGAGTTCTGAATTTTGGGATACAGATTTATGGAGCAGACATTCTGGAACTATGACTGAAGCTTATGGTGCTGTTAGGACTGCTGTTGTGATGAGTGAAAATCACATGTTACTGCTACTGTCTAACTTGTGGAGGCAATCTTGTGTCAAAGGCTGCTTAGCTACACAAGGTAGCAGCAATGATTGGTTGTTCTGTCCACTTACAGCAGACACATCAAGCTGGTGCACTCGAGCTACAACAGGTTCCATGTCACAGTTCATGCCATTAGATAAGGATGGTGCTGATACTGATTTGTGGTTGCAACTTGACAAAGACATGTTCCGTGAGAAGTTTCACCTGAAGCATAGGTGGAAGAGTAAAGTTCTACATCAGAAACTCATGATATATTGGAAGAAAATCAAGGAAAGGGACGGGTTTGCTAATGCGGAGACAACACGTTGCAAGCTTGATGCAGTATGGACAGACGGTGTGGGCATGTTGTTACAAGAACGTGAAGTTGTTTACAAGCTGGATCTTAAGGCTACTCATGTTAGAATGGTGGAACAAGTTTCATCAGAACAGATGCTACAAAGTCAGGTTCAAAAACAACAAAGGAAGAGAAAGTTTATGAAGTGTTGGATGTTCAAATACAGGGAGACAAATATACAACTTGTATTCTTGGAGTTGTTGGAGGTGGATTCACAAGCAGTGGCTGTCATGAGTTCTAAAAGACACTTGCATCAGTTGACTATGGCTTGCTACAGGTGTGACTATCACAAGCTGATTTTTCTGTCTGAGCCGAGCCAAGAAGAGCATAACGATCAACTGGAATCTGCAGATTGTGGTGTCACAAACCCACAGTCGTATGAGTTGAAGCAGTGTAGCTACAGTGCAGCAGTCATTATGGTGCTTCAGAACAACAATACTACTTATGGTACTGCAAAGATACTTGTACTAGCGCTAGAATCTGTTACACGGACTGGGTATAAAGCTGCTTGA
- the LOC103861805 gene encoding uncharacterized protein LOC103861805 isoform X1 — MFEFEMEFTRDEAFDRALLRDIKDRVFYFLKKAYGIVNDPSTDSMISWGPNGNSLIVHRPLPLEYTESFLFHSGALSMERFVAYGFTMTVSGSQVEYANDDFVRGQPQRLEKICDPFVARVKQHRELRLKQDNDRKRHWEEIRSYGMVVEIFKHIYSVVDDPATNSFISWGPNGKSFIVLDPQRCACYCFPYNLLEECGFTKTVSGSQMEFASENFVAGKPELLKKISEKHKPAMIAYTKKFREWMEAFSRNPAMEKRTDYVLQASSP, encoded by the exons ATGTTCGA ATTTGAGATGGAGTTTACAAGAGACGAAGCTTTTGATCGCGCCCTACTCAGAGACATTAAAGACAGGGTCTTTTATTTCTTGAAAAAAGCATATGGGATTGTGAATGATCCTTCAACAGATTCAATGATCTCGTGGGGTCCCAATGGCAACAGTCTCATAGTGCATAGACCTCTTCCCCTAGAATATACCGAATCCTTTCTTTTCCACTCGGGAGCTCTAAGCATGGAGAGATTTGTAGCTTAT GGTTTTACGATGACTGTCTCTGGATCACAAGTGGaatatgcaaatgatgattttGTGAGAGGTCAACCCCAACGTTTAGAAAAGATATGCGACCCCTTTGTGGCAAGGGTGAAACAACATAGAGAGTTGCGGTTAAAACAAGATAATG atcgAAAGCGCCACTGGGAAGAGATCCGTAGTTATGGGATGGTCGTTGAAATCTTCAAACATATATATTCAGTGGTAGATGATCCTGCAACGAACTCATTCATCTCGTGGGGACCCAATGGCAAGAGTTTCATAGTGCTGGATCCTCAAAGATGTGCCTGTTATTGTTTCCCCTACAATTTACTTGAAGAATGT ggcTTTACAAAAACAGTGTCTGGATCACAAATGGAATTTGCAAGTGAAAATTTTGTGGCAGGCAAACCCGAGCTTCTAAAGAAGATAAGTGAAAAGCATAAGCCAGCGATGATTGCATATACTAAGAAATTTAGGGAGTGGATGGAGGCTTTTAGTCGAAATCCTGCCATGGAGAAGAGGACTGATTACGTTTTGCAAGCAAGCTCTCCATGA
- the LOC103861805 gene encoding heat stress transcription factor C-1 isoform X2, producing MEFTRDEAFDRALLRDIKDRVFYFLKKAYGIVNDPSTDSMISWGPNGNSLIVHRPLPLEYTESFLFHSGALSMERFVAYGFTMTVSGSQVEYANDDFVRGQPQRLEKICDPFVARVKQHRELRLKQDNDRKRHWEEIRSYGMVVEIFKHIYSVVDDPATNSFISWGPNGKSFIVLDPQRCACYCFPYNLLEECGFTKTVSGSQMEFASENFVAGKPELLKKISEKHKPAMIAYTKKFREWMEAFSRNPAMEKRTDYVLQASSP from the exons ATGGAGTTTACAAGAGACGAAGCTTTTGATCGCGCCCTACTCAGAGACATTAAAGACAGGGTCTTTTATTTCTTGAAAAAAGCATATGGGATTGTGAATGATCCTTCAACAGATTCAATGATCTCGTGGGGTCCCAATGGCAACAGTCTCATAGTGCATAGACCTCTTCCCCTAGAATATACCGAATCCTTTCTTTTCCACTCGGGAGCTCTAAGCATGGAGAGATTTGTAGCTTAT GGTTTTACGATGACTGTCTCTGGATCACAAGTGGaatatgcaaatgatgattttGTGAGAGGTCAACCCCAACGTTTAGAAAAGATATGCGACCCCTTTGTGGCAAGGGTGAAACAACATAGAGAGTTGCGGTTAAAACAAGATAATG atcgAAAGCGCCACTGGGAAGAGATCCGTAGTTATGGGATGGTCGTTGAAATCTTCAAACATATATATTCAGTGGTAGATGATCCTGCAACGAACTCATTCATCTCGTGGGGACCCAATGGCAAGAGTTTCATAGTGCTGGATCCTCAAAGATGTGCCTGTTATTGTTTCCCCTACAATTTACTTGAAGAATGT ggcTTTACAAAAACAGTGTCTGGATCACAAATGGAATTTGCAAGTGAAAATTTTGTGGCAGGCAAACCCGAGCTTCTAAAGAAGATAAGTGAAAAGCATAAGCCAGCGATGATTGCATATACTAAGAAATTTAGGGAGTGGATGGAGGCTTTTAGTCGAAATCCTGCCATGGAGAAGAGGACTGATTACGTTTTGCAAGCAAGCTCTCCATGA